The Solanum dulcamara chromosome 6, daSolDulc1.2, whole genome shotgun sequence genome contains the following window.
ccctagggttcttcatataaaatcttgatttgggggtcgaataacgatccgttttagctgaaatttgacatgtgagtttattttatcatgagtgaacataatcggaaagaaaatttcagatttgacttcaatgacatagaatgagttagttcctgaattttgatatattaaaatagataattaaatattaggtatattatattttatgaattacattaaatttataatattggggaaattagaacctaaccctaggcttaaaatttggaaatatgagagttgacatattATTTGACGTCAACATtaagaacttgattatagatttgagtaggttttgggtctaggctagacatataataatatgggtgttgttagcttcaaaatcttattgtggttatttatttgactagattacattaatttggagacccaacgaaaagggaaggctcaagtaccggtgtaattgcttgattaattaaggcaagtgaatttctaaacctcagtttaagcttgtagatgcttgtatttccgtgttatgtgtactaggaAGTAATGAAAattagactgggttattgactatatgattgaccttaaaaatggagatgaggggtagaaaattgtgatctaatgacatgtattggtggaattgatatgttgtgattatggatttattttgggcatgtgaagtgactatgttgatgtgagataggaaaaattatggttgttgtcatattattatcgtgaattatatgaacatgaattgattgcattggttctgacatattgtgttgagattgaaaatgatatgaaataaaaggggtcgggccacacgctccgtggcaggtatatgaaacaaaggggtcgggcaaCACACTCCGTggcaagtattatgaaataaaggggtcgggccacacgctccgtggcatgatatatatgttgaggggacgggccacacgttccgtggcaggttacatggacagaaatgtcccccatgggttccgaactgtgattcagcggatgtgtaccgataggacagacatgcatcatttcattgcattgcattgcacctttctgacatttgtgaatttgtgtttacccatatattgctctgtgtatgttgaacttgacttggtatgattcattgatgagaatttgtggactgtattactgttgttatcgcacaagtgtagagttggactgattttatgcaggttgtagttaaggaggttcggttgggaggacaggagtacttgtatctattaagctttgcttagttttagttatccacttgctgagtaccgtgttgtttggtactcaccccttgcttccacacttgtgtaggttgtgaggccggacttgtttgatctcctagtgtttccaccacatctgaggctatcatttcgagtgttgaggtagctgttacatccatctagcggacacctcttactcttttattatgttttagtcctactctagtgacaaagacattgtgactgtattttctttcgtacttcggtaatttattagtggcttgtatacgtgacaatcagtcttgggggattttggagattatttatttgtttttgactaatttaaaccttattttatctcaattacttccgtatttacttttcgttgagttttaggctgacttgtctcggtgggttgagatgagtgtcatcacacccgaatttgggtcgtgacaattttaactttatttaaaagGCCAAAAGTATtatgacatattttattttttagtccaTCCCAAAagatgttattttttttataattgaaaataatttaattttaaaattttctttttactttttttaatgaaataaattatagccacaaaaataataaataaaaattttaaactacagattttaaattttgtatccAATCAAATGatgcaatataaattaaaacTGAAAAGTATCAAACCAAAATGAGAAAAGCACtgtttacaatatttttttgtgCAGCTTTATAGTATATATTACCGTTTAAGCAGTAAAATGTCTTATTTTAgtataaattcatttttttattttttacgtAGCTCAAAACGAATAATACCACATCGAGTATTTTTAACTAATTTAGCTCAAAACCAAATGATGTCTTAtctaataagaataataaaatttatacacTCCAATAACACCAATCAAATGATCCGTTAGTGATGAAAAAAGTTAGAAACTCTTTCCATACCAACTCCCGCGCCTCAGACCCTTTGAAATTATTATCAAAAcatagaagaaaaagaagagatttaaaaaaaaaagatatttatgcacgcttaaatttatataaaatcaaaCAAGTAGAgagtaattttaaattatacggGATCATTTGGTAGAAGgcattaaagaaaataatagcaTTGGTgtattaattttgaaattatttatttcttatttgGCAGGTTTTcaatgtattagttatgcataAAAACATGATATTAACCATATCAATACTATTTCTATTCTAATAGGAGTACATGTTATTCAGCTATATCTGTTCTAATACATTTTATTCATTTGATATAACAAGTTCAACCGCAAATAAAAAGTAATGTCACCGATCAAAGTTGTGATAGAGTGGTAAGCACTCCTTCATCTTTAATCAAGAGGTTTCGGATTCGAGTTCCCTTGATACGGAGGAACGCTTTATTTCCAATGTGAGACTTTCCGACGCGAATTCGAATTTAGTCGAATTCCAATGTGAATACTGAACACCGaatgaaaaaccaaaaaaaagtaaTATCAACATAACCATTTCAAACATTATTAATACACCATAATAAATATTACCCTACCAAACACCTCATGTTCTAAAGCCAATTCAAATATTACTAATACTATCTGTTCCCTTTTGCTTATTAATTTAGACTTGATACACCTATTAAGAAATCAATTATTGATATGATGAGTTTATAATTTTATCCTTATTAATCGCTAAAGttataattcaaatttcaaaatattttgatacaaaaaatataaactctctcaataaattgaggatataatagattaatttttttttatacttttgtCAAATTTAAcgagtaaaaaaaaatcaaattagaatttttttaataagtaCATAGTATTTATTTAATACAACAAATTCAATCActgataaaaaaataacattagCATAATCAATACATACATTACAATAAGTTACATTcaacattattatattatattatatttaccTTACCAAACATCCCAAAGTATATTTTTGTTGTGTGTGACAGAGAAAACGTGTATTACTTTAATAAAGTGAACATAATTGCAATAtgctaaaatttgaaatttttgaataagATGCCCTTTATATAATGTTCTCCACTAGTAATTTACCATTTCAAAATCCTTCTAAAATCTATCTCTACGCCCCTccactcccccccccccccgctcCAACAACCCACCAAATCTTTTTCCTCCTTTGTGCCTCCATTAATGGAAGTTGAAGAATTGCTTAACCTCTTTGATTTTCACTGGTTTCAATCTCAAGTACTCAAACCAAAACACCTCTTTTCTACAACAACCCCAAAAATCACCTCAATTCTTGAACCCAACAAACAAATTCTTGAATTCAATGAACAAATTCTTGAAAAGAGCCCAAAACTTTCAAGAACTCCAACTTTTATGGTCAGATCTCAGAGTGACCAATGTTTGAGCTCTAAAGATTGCACCTTTAACTCAGAgaaatcacaatcacaatcccCATCTCCAAAATCTGTTCTTATTGAAGCTAAACTTCAGCCAATTCTTTCTGGTAAAGAATACAATGAGTTTCAATTTTCCTCTGAAGCAGCTGTTAAAAACAGAGAAACTTTTGGgaggagaaagaagaagagtaaAAACAGTAAAAGTTTATCAGAGCTGGAGTTTGAAGAGCTAAAAGGGTTTATGGATCTTGGATTTGAGTTTTCAGATAAAGATAAAGATTCAAATTTGGTGACAATAATTCCTGGATTGAAGAGATTAGGAAGGGAAAATGAAAGGGGTTTTGAGGAAAATGGAATTTCAAGACCTCATCTTTCTGAAGCTTGGGGTGTTTgggaggaaaagaaaaaaatggaggaTAGGAAAAAGAATCCATTGAAAAGTTGGAAGATTAATTCTGATTTTGGAAATGAAATGGAAATTAAACATCAGTTGAAGTTTTGGGCTCATACTGTTGCCTCTACTGTTAGATAGCTGTAATATATTTGTATGGCTAAATTTGTCAAAAATGATCAAGTATTTTCTTTTTACCtctattaaaatttgaatttgaatttccTATTATTTTCACTCAAGTTGGAAAAGATGGAGTTTGGGAAAATTTCAATGTTGGTCATTGAAGTACAGCAACAACAACTTTAGTGAAattcacgaaaatagatgtcaAAAAGGTAAAGTGTATGCAAAATTTAACACTATTTCGTTatgatagaaaaattatttttgaaagattatcaactcaaataaaattaaagcaGTAACTCAAAGAAAAATATCCCAGCTAACAGCAAAGTAATAATGTTGGTCATTTAAGTAAGAAgttaaaacataatttatttattttgtcacTAAAATTCATCTAAATAAAATCTAAAGTAactaaattataaatatgattATCGGAAATTTTGACCAACCACCAATACTGACCTTTCTACGTGGACTTTATGGTCAATAACTTTCAAGATGGATAAAGTGATCTTTGTTGGCAATTAACTCTAAAGTttcttttgagaaaaaaatggcATCTCTTATCTGTTGGAATATTCTCTCTTTAGACTTTAAGGCCATTTTGGAGATGATTTCAAATTGGattgatttgaatttgaatatattattttaatttttgaaattgtattatttaataaattttagactgacaagttttttaaaaaataatattcatgaAACCTTAGACAAATCATACATCAAAATAAGAATGGAAAGTGAAGAATTATATATAAGACATAAGCATAACACATGTTTTATGTTTATATGATACCCATGCTTTTTAAATTCAATAATGTTGTAgcttgagaaaaaaaaaattgtaaaatttattGAAACGAAGTGAATAATACATGTCAAAGGACTTAACCCGTGACAAGTAAGAAATGCAAAAACTAAAGGCAGCTTAATTAAAACTAAATTACCGTAGATGTTAGGTCATTCCGAAAGTGACTTGATTTCCAACTAACAGGACAATGATTGGAGTAAATTAACAATGGTGCTAAATTACAATgtttaatattaaataaaaattaattttatatacacTGACAATATTTGAAGATATTTTTCAAACATTGGCATTAAAAATGATAGCGAACATACAATCATGTGTAAAAAGGAATATACTTGATCTTTGATAACCTACCATCAAAAATCAGCGTGTATAACTTaaattccttttaaaaatattggttTTAACATATCACCATAAGAAATACTTTTATAGCctctcctctcttttttttttaaatgacaagAGAAACCGCAACTGCTAATCTTTGGGTGCGCAAAGTTTACCTCACTTCTATACAATAGCTCGCAAACCACACAGGAAAGGTAACCTGCACTAGGCAGGTCCGGTGTGACGAGCTCAATCTAGAAGCAAACCCCTTGCTTTTACTCGCAAGGGatttcgaacttgagacctccaaaATAAAAGTCTCAAGCCCAAACCACTCGGGTGCCTCTCCTTCCCTTCCCACTCACCAATCCAAAAAATGTCAAAGTCAATacaccaacaaaaaaaaagaagcaagaaagatatattatgaattatgatgacAATTACCAAACATCAACTAGGAGTATACAGTAGTCAACTATTGATTGCTACAATAACCAGTTTGAACACACATCAATAAGTCCAAGTACTCAAAAAAATTGCACACCTTCATAAATTAACAAGTAGAAGAGAGAACAAAGAAAAAGACCCAATAGAGAGTGGTAGGTAATCAATATGAAGTAACAAACATTGTTTTAAATAATAGTCATGCTAGGATTATGGAGGACTTTTTGTTATAACCAAAgtcaacacacatatatataatagtagTGAAAAGAAATTAGATTTGAAAAACTGCTCTttatatgtaaaaaaatatCTACAAGTTGTTAGAGTGGGTTAAAAGCCCCACATTGGTTGGAGAGTAGACTGACGCTTTGCTTATATGAACTTGAACAATCCTTCCCTCATGaactagcttttggggttgagttagccTCAAGTGACATTCAACTATTCCAAGCATAAACTAATATAATCACGTCGATCGGACATAAGGAATTTAGCCATACAGTGTCATCACGCATGAAACAAGAGGATCCATGGAAATACGGGGTTATGCAGAACACTATTAGCATACTGCAGACTATTCACAGGATTTTTTCCACTTCTGGTGCTAAAATGAAAGATGAATATCACACGACGAATAATTTCAGCTATATAATTACATTGATACGGGGAGGCACCTTGACTATCATGAATACACTATATCTAAATGTACCATATTTTACAAAGGTGAGATGCATGTACCATATATCACTAGGAAGTGTATGTCAATTGTCATTAGAGATGGCCTCGGGAAGTTTAAAGGTAGGAGGTTTGTCAGCGCCTCTCCTTGAGTACTCTCTCCATCTTCGAGCAGCTGCGGCAGCTCGTTTTGATCTTTCTTCCACTTCCTCCTCTGCAGAAACCGAATCAAATTAGGTTACATGGATAATATGCATTAGCAAGTTCATTTAGGCTGGTTTTTCCTACCTGTCTTAGTGTAGTCTTTACGATCGCCCCATAGGTTATCCCAGTATGATTCAGTTTTCTCAGaatctttcttcttcatcattCTGACTTTAGCTTGTTCCTGCAATAACTTAAATGTTATACCAGTTTTTTGTCTAATCACAATGCTGCAACTATCAATAGGAGCAGAAAATTGAGCATGAAATCCCGCATAGAAACAACTTATGTACCCCAACATATACCATGAAGGTAAACTCTATCGTTAACTAATAAATTCGAAGCAATTCTATAGACATGGAAATTCTACGGCTCAAAAGGAGACAAACATGAACAAGAGAATAGAGGAAACTGCAGCATCATGTCTAAAATTTCTAGAACTTAAAACTTCGTAAAACAtgaataaccaaaaaaaaatggaaCACGCATAAAAGTAAACCATTTGCAACACGTACAGCGTGCACCCTGGCATATATAAAAGACCACTGTCCGAAATATTGTTAACAAGCTATATGAGATTTTGCACATAAGCAAAACAAACAAACTGAATGATGCATATAACAAGGTAGGTAGACGTATTCTTTAAACACTTGAGCCAGGAGTTCATACCAAGACTTTAGATTGTCGTTTTTCCCACCGTGTGCTCGCCTGCATTATAAAGTGTTTTGACACGATTCAAATGTGTAAAGGGAATTGGAGAGGAGAAAATCATTAGCTGAACTTTAAATGCACAGAGCTTCACTATCAGAACAGGTTCATAAAAATCGTGACTTGCTAATTCAGCCAACTGTACAACTGATTCCAAGAGTGTGCCCAAACCATCGTTTCCTTCCAACAAGTCCAAACAAAGTAACAGAACTAATGGTGGTCTTGATAAATCAAATAACAGAATAGTTGTAGATATCATGTGcaaataatatttcaattttcacATGGAGGAaactgaagaagaaaaagaaaacttgTACCATGCATGCAAACCGGAGGAAGCTATTTTTTTGCAGATGTACTGAACAGTATGCTATTAATTGTAGAGTTAGACAATGACCAAACTCCCTCTAAAGACTAAATCCCACATGTTGTCATGAAATTGACCGATCATGATATATTCTGACAATAGAGTACTTCAAACTGAGTCTGGTTGACAAGAGAGGATTGCGCACATGGTAAGCACCCTCCACCTCCAACCCTAAGGTTGTGGCTTGGTGAAAAAAAGGTGGGAGCTCTTAGGGAGGGGTTAAAAAAAATGAGTCTGGTATGATAATATATCTATGGATAACTCTCTTATGAATTAGCTTTTCATATTCATATTGGCTATATGGGGATGAATGAACATATGCTCAGATAAAAACttcaagataaatatttagtaaaaattaaaaatctacTCAGGTACTTCACATGTAGTTACTTATAGGTGCATCTCTCAAGCTGATATTGAGTAATTTTATGTGATTGTAACCAGGTCGATTCTTGCTAAATTTATCAAATACCTCATGACATTAATCTCCTTTCTTCCAGTATCATTGCATCTGgagcattaaatattttaaacttagAATACAGTTCCAGATTCAACTACTTTCCAATGTTCTTTAAATCCGGATACAGAAAAAGATACTACAATAGATGATAGTCATTCAAAGCCATTAAACACACTTGGAACACTTTAAGCTGCAACAGAACTATGGACATCTCAAGGCCAAAAATATCATGATAGCATCAACTAGCAATTAAACTCATACTGACAAAATGAACCAACAAAAGAGACATAAAATGGAATTACAGTTTACCATTCTGAAAACGTCCATTGCTCCACCCCCCATTCCTGAAagcatgaaggcaacctattgACACATAAAATACACATGTTACACTCACACTCAATTTCAAGATAAAAGAAAGATCAAACAAGATAAAAGGAATTTGAAAAGTCTAGCAGCATATTTTGTTTAGTTGATAGAGTCAGTTGAAACATGTTAGCGCATTAATGGAAGCAGATATTTGGATAATCTAGATGGATCATATAAATACCATCACCAAACATGATAGGACagaagtaaaatatttatttattatctttaAACGAGTGCAATACATCAAAAGTATTCGCCTGCTGCTAGTTTGAATAACCAACTGTTACTTCCACAAAATCCTTTCATACCTTATTTCGTGTTCATAAAACTTTTAGGCAACTATGCAAGTTCTGTCAGAAAAAAGCCTAAATTTAGGTTATTGGCATCCAGAGTATTACACATGCTCCGAGTAGAATCCATCTGGCAACAACTTGTGAAGTCGTAGAGCATTTTAAAGCATCAGAATCCTAaggaatacaacaacaacaacaacccagtgaaatcccacaacgtggggtctggggagggtaaagcgtacgcagaccttactcctaccaaggtaggacgactgtttccgaaagacccttggctcaataaaagcataaaaagaggttagataaggctaagaagtttaaagcgatatgggaaagcaaataacgagagcaatacagataaaatagagtaatcaaagtccAGAAAGTAATAGACAATAACaaaaatcagagcacaagaaattatagtgcgctaatgcacctactaataagggagaataacgagactatgtactagccttccaCCCTAATGTAGGTCCtctacaccctcctatctaaggtcatgtcctcggtaagctgtagttgcgccatgtcctgtctaatcacctctcctcaatatttcttcggcctacccctatctcttctgaaaccattcatgaccaacctctcacacctccgcactggggcatctgtgtctctcctcttcacatgcccaaacctcTTCACAGAATCCTAAGGAATATAAAGTGGATATGCAATGGACATAAATCACCAAGTTAAATGAGAAATGTAGCTCACATTTATTCTTTCTATTCTTCGCATTTCATCCTCAAGCAAGGACAGTTGTGCAGCAGAAGTCCAATGTATGCAATCCACTGGGCTGCAAAGAGAAAGAACTAGTGATTTGACTAGCAATATCATTCACTCCTACAAATTCTGTGAGATGGATATAGCGGAAGCTATGCTATTCAGACTCTCCAATAATGTTGCAGCACccgtgtcggatcctccaaagATGTACTCTATTTGAAGGATCTGACATGCACCCGACGACATTTTTGAACAGTCTGAGCAACATGCTGTAGAAGTACAAACATTAGGATCATAAAACAATCAAAAAGTATTGGCAAGAAAAATGGTAACTTCCAAGATATCAGAAAAAAAGTAATGATTAAGCGAAGGACTAGTTAAATCTTCCATATTTAGGAAGAGACAACATTGTTAATTTTGCAGCCATTGGACAAGTCCAATTTGGTATGTACCAATTCTTTTCCAATGAATGAACTCAAACTCATCTGATGATAAGACACATAATCAAGTTTCCTTCCTTGAAGAGTTCTTTCAAAACAAGGGATTGATTGAATTATCTTATTAAGACAATTCATGGTTCATATGCTTAGTCAGAAGGAATAATCCAATGGAGTCCTTTTGGAAATGTAGCCCAATATAGCATAAGCATCTTTATTAAAACTAAAACGCAGATATTACCGGATACTGAAGAAAAACATAGTTACATTATTATATCTCGAATGACACtctttttatgcatttatcaaAAGCATAAGCTTCTAAAGTTCAAGCTTATTTGACCAGTTTGTAACTACTTATGGGAGGGAAAATAGATAGAATAATCATTGCGGTTTACAGGAGATACACATTTTGAACTATACTCTAGTGAATCAAGTCTCATGTTATTTATAGTCACCCAACCATTCGATATAGCAATAATATGACAGTTGAAACATCTCATAGtgtcatgataaaataaataaacaaaacaagATGGCATAGGAGATGCATCACATATATAAGCTCCAGCATTGCGCTTTAATTGCCAATTTGCAGAATCATTTTTGAAACTTTATTTGCTATGCATTGTGATCTAACCACATTGAGAGACCAGAGAGGAAATATTAGATAATAACTATATATGTCTTTTCTTACTTGAAACTTGTCAGTGCAAAATTACATTAGGCCATTAGCAGAATGGATATAGAAGTTCGAAACAAGCAGTTACTTGATGAAGCAAGAACCTACCAGCTATCTATAGCTTGTTGAATTAAATCAGGGTGTCCACATTGATCGTAAACTCTAGCTCTTCCATAGTCTTCCTCAATACCAAACACTTTTGAGCAAACATTGGCACAATTTTTGCAGCCTGTGAAGAAGAGAGATGTATTCTAAATCATACTTTTTCaagaaggatatatatatatattgcgtATTTCAATGAATTAACAAAACATCCATAACATAGTTCAACAAATTTAGAAACAAAATTAGACTTGATTGTACAATGCACTTTTTTCAATTTACTTTCAGCATTTAGACCCATTGAGACTTGAAACATTCTCACTTTTCTAGCCTTGTAAAAAAGCATGATTTGGTGACAGCAAATGTGTTGGAGGTGATCTCACATGACTGATAACTAGCTTCTTTTATTAGTACAAACATGACATTAAGAATTCAGTATCAGGAAAAAGGAAACTGGATTAACGAAAATGTTTGTTTCAAAATACAGTAACCAACAAGTTAACTGATCGATTATGATAATTGGATCACCGTCAATTAGTTAACCATCGACACATTTTAACTAAAACTACAGAAAGGACAGCTACTTGAAAGTCATGAAGtggaacaaataaaaataaacaaacaaataaaatgtGAGAATATAATACCTATGCAGCTAAACTCGTCAACAAATACATGATCTTTAGGCGATGAATCGCTCAGGAAAGGGTTGATTGCTGTGGCTGTGTACCCATGGATCTCATCATAAACTCTCCTTTGCACTGGATCACTAAGAATCTAGAGTATTATAATGATTAGCAATTGAAGTGCTAGATAAAACACATGCATTGTCAAATTGTGAAGCACCCACCTCATAGACCTCATTGATAAACATGCAAAAATTTGTGGTCTCGGGATCATCACCACTCAAGTCTGGATGGCAAGCTTTCATGCAACTATAGTATGCCTTCTTTATTTGAGCAGGTGTAGCATCAGGAAGCTGGCAACATAACGGACATTATAAGTTAACGAGATATCCTTTAGCATGATCAAAGAGAACACAGAAAAGGAAACAGGCAAAATTATGCTAGAAATGTGCATTTCCCATGTCCTGTAAGGGGAAGATCTAGAGTGTGACCTATGGGTGTACGTGAATATAGTAGCTTTTGCACCGGCCCTGCCTATGTATTAAGAAATCCACtaaatatctataaatattttatcataaacCCAATTATTACTATATATAAACTTGAGGTCGTTGTAGgaaccataaacttcaaatcctGATTCGCCTCTAGACTCCTGCAAATTGAGCTTCTTGAATCTTGATAATGTAATTTTTAAcaatttttaacatttttttgTTGCTATAAACTGGTGTTGTATCTTCCTTACAAGAGAATTAATGAAGCATCTCAATAAGTAGTTTATTTAACCATTGAATTATGGTTGGCTACTGGGAAATTTGTTGCAAGTAATCTCAGCAACAAAAATTACAACATGAAAAGCAAAAAGTGCTTCAAATCAAAACAGTAAAAAATTGATCTTTGAGAAGTTAATGAGTAGACTTATTATACTCTCCCTCTCCTTCTGTTCCTTTTTACTTTTTAGTTGTCGATGTTGCTTTTTCAAGAGTAAATTTGACTACTTTTCaaagttaaattaaattatattaactcgatattttaaaataaaaattgagatactcaaaaattatacaaaaaataatatagattgcaattttttttttgatatcaaTACGATGAAacaatatatcttaaaatatttatcatgtttcgtttgattttaaaaaaggaaactGTGCCAAGCAAAAAGAAACGGACTACCAAAAGAAAAtgcaaaaaaattaatgaaaactggaaaaataagtttaaaattACCAAACCC
Protein-coding sequences here:
- the LOC129892031 gene encoding uncharacterized protein LOC129892031 translates to MEVEELLNLFDFHWFQSQVLKPKHLFSTTTPKITSILEPNKQILEFNEQILEKSPKLSRTPTFMVRSQSDQCLSSKDCTFNSEKSQSQSPSPKSVLIEAKLQPILSGKEYNEFQFSSEAAVKNRETFGRRKKKSKNSKSLSELEFEELKGFMDLGFEFSDKDKDSNLVTIIPGLKRLGRENERGFEENGISRPHLSEAWGVWEEKKKMEDRKKNPLKSWKINSDFGNEMEIKHQLKFWAHTVASTVR
- the LOC129891981 gene encoding chaperone protein dnaJ C76, chloroplastic, translating into MAQLLSPVCTDSLKLQNPVQCFSSRSKVPILGNNFSSMGHSGRKRGGFGRIKVAYQDSAAPSEEIADDFYAVLGLLPDATPAQIKKAYYSCMKACHPDLSGDDPETTNFCMFINEVYEILSDPVQRRVYDEIHGYTATAINPFLSDSSPKDHVFVDEFSCIGCKNCANVCSKVFGIEEDYGRARVYDQCGHPDLIQQAIDSCPVDCIHWTSAAQLSLLEDEMRRIERINVAFMLSGMGGGAMDVFRMASTRWEKRQSKVLEQAKVRMMKKKDSEKTESYWDNLWGDRKDYTKTEEEVEERSKRAAAAARRWREYSRRGADKPPTFKLPEAISNDN